Proteins encoded together in one Aurantiacibacter aquimixticola window:
- a CDS encoding ATPase: MPQIAQMAEIWSSQLFWLLVTFGFVFFVVGRGMVPRVMDTVGMRDKQIADDLAAAQAARDAADKAEEDWRQRENANRERAQALVNEAKAKAQASTEKRLAKVQAGIDTQLTEAEARIEASRAEAAAEIEAVAAEAAQDIAQRLANISVTQTAARSAVQEAMSRG; encoded by the coding sequence ATGCCTCAGATAGCCCAAATGGCCGAAATCTGGTCCAGCCAGCTGTTCTGGCTGCTGGTGACTTTCGGCTTCGTGTTCTTCGTCGTCGGGCGGGGCATGGTGCCGCGCGTCATGGATACCGTAGGTATGCGCGACAAGCAGATCGCCGACGATCTGGCCGCCGCGCAGGCCGCCAGAGACGCCGCCGACAAGGCGGAAGAAGACTGGCGTCAGCGCGAAAACGCCAATCGGGAGCGGGCGCAGGCGCTCGTGAACGAAGCCAAGGCGAAGGCCCAGGCCTCGACAGAAAAGCGCCTTGCCAAGGTGCAGGCCGGTATCGACACGCAGCTGACCGAGGCGGAGGCCCGCATCGAAGCGAGCCGCGCCGAAGCTGCTGCCGAGATCGAAGCCGTCGCTGCCGAAGCCGCGCAGGACATCGCCCAGCGCCTGGCCAACATTTCGGTAACGCAGACTGCCGCGCGCTCGGCAGTTCAGGAGGCGATGAGCCGTGGCTAA
- the gloB gene encoding hydroxyacylglutathione hydrolase: MALEIHQFPCLSDNYGFLVHDPSSGETTCIDTPDGEEYLKQAEAKGWRITAVWNTHWHPDHAGGNEAIVEATGATVIAPAEVERIFPIDQVLRHGDTVKLGDHEAAVIDVSGHTNGHIAFHLADEGIAFVGDSLFALGCGRMFEGQPDQFWASLERLKALPAETTLYCAHEYTQANAKFALHADPENDALSSYSEEIDARREAGEPTVPFKLSRELRTNPFLRADAPEMQARWGGDAPHETFAALRAAKDAF, encoded by the coding sequence ATGGCGCTCGAAATCCACCAGTTCCCCTGTCTGTCCGACAATTACGGCTTTCTCGTCCACGACCCTTCCAGCGGCGAGACGACTTGCATCGATACACCCGATGGCGAGGAGTATCTGAAGCAGGCAGAGGCGAAGGGCTGGCGCATCACCGCCGTCTGGAACACCCATTGGCATCCGGACCATGCGGGTGGGAACGAGGCTATCGTGGAGGCAACAGGCGCCACGGTTATCGCTCCCGCGGAGGTCGAACGCATTTTCCCCATCGACCAGGTCTTGAGGCATGGCGATACAGTAAAACTCGGCGATCATGAAGCGGCGGTGATCGACGTATCCGGCCATACCAATGGCCACATCGCATTTCACTTGGCCGATGAAGGCATCGCCTTTGTCGGGGACTCGCTGTTCGCGCTGGGCTGCGGGCGAATGTTCGAAGGCCAGCCGGACCAATTCTGGGCGAGCCTCGAGCGGCTAAAGGCTCTACCCGCCGAAACGACGCTTTATTGCGCGCACGAATACACGCAGGCAAACGCCAAATTCGCGCTTCACGCCGATCCGGAGAACGATGCGCTCTCGTCCTATTCGGAGGAGATCGACGCGCGGCGTGAGGCGGGCGAACCGACCGTGCCATTCAAGCTGTCGCGCGAATTGCGTACCAATCCCTTCCTGCGCGCCGATGCGCCCGAGATGCAGGCGCGCTGGGGCGGAGACGCGCCGCACGAGACCTTCGCCGCGCTGAGAGCGGCGAAGGACGCGTTCTAG
- a CDS encoding CBU_0592 family membrane protein, producing the protein MTEQIDIYSLIGFVGTACIIGAYFYLTAVEKPNPLILHGTNLTGAALLTISLLVHTNWPSLVLEGFWAAIAIWGLAKWWRGRNRIREGARKA; encoded by the coding sequence ATGACCGAGCAAATCGACATCTACAGCCTCATCGGCTTCGTCGGCACGGCCTGCATCATCGGGGCGTATTTCTATCTCACAGCGGTCGAGAAACCCAACCCGCTCATCCTGCATGGCACCAACCTGACAGGCGCGGCACTCTTGACGATTTCGCTGCTGGTCCACACCAACTGGCCCAGCCTCGTGCTCGAGGGCTTCTGGGCGGCAATTGCGATCTGGGGGCTGGCGAAATGGTGGCGCGGGCGCAATCGCATTCGGGAAGGGGCGCGAAAAGCATGA
- a CDS encoding TIGR02300 family protein translates to MAKAEWGTKRTCPKCGERFYDLGKEDPVTCIECGNEWTPEPVLKSKQPIPFEEEKKDEKKEADSDLADDDLEDIDEDDDSPDNDVDLGGDDDLGVDTAEKGKEEDDS, encoded by the coding sequence ATGGCCAAGGCTGAATGGGGCACCAAACGCACCTGCCCCAAATGCGGTGAACGCTTCTACGATCTGGGCAAGGAAGACCCGGTCACCTGCATCGAATGCGGCAATGAATGGACGCCAGAGCCGGTGCTCAAGTCCAAGCAGCCCATTCCGTTTGAGGAAGAGAAGAAGGACGAGAAGAAGGAAGCCGATTCCGATCTCGCCGATGACGATCTGGAGGATATCGACGAGGACGACGATTCCCCGGATAACGACGTCGACCTCGGCGGGGATGACGACCTTGGCGTCGACACCGCCGAAAAGGGCAAGGAAGAAGATGACTCCTAG
- the rpsA gene encoding 30S ribosomal protein S1 produces the protein MATSANPSRDDFAAMLDEQLGGAEGGFEGRVVKGTVTAIENGMAIVDVGLKSEGRVDLKEFMRGEDEHGLEVGSEVEVFVDRVENADGEAMLSRDRARREAAWDKLESEFGETARVEGRIFGRVKGGFTVDLDGAVAFLPGSQVDIRPVRDVTPLMDMPQPFQILKMDRRRGNIVVSRRAILEETRAEQRSELIDKLSEGQVTDGVVKNITDYGAFVDLGGIDGLLHVTDMSYKRVNHPSEVIEIGQTVTVQIVRINAETQRISLGMKQLESDPWEGVGAKYPVGVKVNGTVTNITEYGAFVELEPGIEGLVHVSEMSWTKKNVHPGKIVSTSQEVEVMVLEVDAEKRRISLGLKQAQRNPWEEFADAHPVGSTVTGEVKNATEFGLFIGLPGDVDGMVHMSDIAWGISGEDALALHRKGEEVEAVVLDVDTDKERISLGMKQLEKGAPAEGGTGDSLRRGEVVTVTVLEVRDGGLEVQVGDDGATGFIKRSDLGRDRDEQRPDRFQTGQKVDAMVTGFDRSKKPNFSIKAHQIAEEKEAVAQFGSADSGASLGDILGAALKKDEKTDEEKK, from the coding sequence ATGGCAACTTCTGCCAATCCGAGCCGCGACGATTTCGCGGCAATGCTCGACGAACAGCTCGGCGGCGCCGAGGGTGGCTTCGAAGGCCGCGTCGTCAAGGGCACCGTCACCGCCATCGAAAATGGCATGGCCATCGTCGATGTCGGCCTCAAGAGCGAAGGCCGCGTCGATCTCAAGGAATTCATGCGTGGTGAAGACGAGCACGGGCTCGAAGTCGGCAGCGAAGTCGAAGTCTTCGTCGACCGGGTCGAGAACGCAGACGGCGAAGCGATGCTCAGCCGCGACCGTGCCCGCCGCGAAGCCGCATGGGACAAGCTGGAAAGCGAATTCGGCGAAACCGCACGCGTCGAAGGCCGCATCTTCGGCCGCGTGAAGGGTGGCTTCACCGTCGATCTCGACGGTGCCGTGGCCTTCCTGCCCGGCAGCCAGGTCGACATCCGACCCGTGCGCGACGTCACCCCGCTGATGGACATGCCGCAGCCCTTCCAGATCCTGAAGATGGATCGTCGCCGCGGCAACATCGTCGTCTCGCGCCGTGCCATTCTCGAAGAAACGCGCGCCGAGCAGCGCAGCGAACTGATCGATAAGCTGAGCGAAGGCCAGGTCACCGATGGCGTGGTGAAGAACATCACCGATTACGGGGCCTTCGTGGACCTCGGCGGTATCGACGGCCTGCTCCATGTCACCGACATGAGCTATAAGCGCGTGAACCACCCCAGCGAGGTGATCGAGATCGGCCAGACCGTGACCGTGCAGATCGTCCGCATCAATGCCGAAACGCAGCGCATCTCGCTCGGCATGAAGCAGCTGGAAAGCGATCCATGGGAAGGCGTCGGCGCCAAGTATCCAGTCGGCGTGAAGGTCAACGGCACCGTCACCAACATCACCGAATACGGCGCTTTCGTGGAGCTGGAACCGGGCATCGAAGGCCTGGTCCACGTTTCCGAAATGAGCTGGACCAAGAAGAACGTCCACCCCGGCAAGATCGTCTCGACCAGCCAGGAAGTGGAAGTCATGGTGCTGGAAGTGGACGCCGAAAAGCGCCGCATCAGCCTTGGTCTGAAGCAGGCCCAGCGCAATCCGTGGGAAGAGTTCGCCGATGCGCATCCGGTCGGCTCGACCGTGACCGGCGAAGTCAAGAACGCTACCGAATTCGGTCTCTTCATCGGCCTGCCGGGCGACGTGGACGGCATGGTCCACATGTCTGACATCGCCTGGGGCATCTCGGGCGAGGACGCCCTCGCCCTGCACCGCAAGGGTGAGGAAGTCGAAGCCGTTGTTCTCGATGTCGACACCGACAAGGAGCGCATCAGCCTCGGCATGAAGCAGCTCGAAAAGGGTGCTCCGGCCGAAGGTGGAACGGGCGACAGCCTGCGTCGCGGCGAAGTCGTCACCGTCACTGTGCTCGAAGTCCGCGATGGCGGCCTCGAAGTGCAGGTGGGCGACGATGGTGCGACCGGCTTCATCAAGCGTTCGGACCTCGGCCGCGACCGTGACGAGCAGCGTCCCGATCGCTTCCAGACCGGCCAGAAGGTCGACGCGATGGTCACCGGTTTCGATCGTTCGAAGAAGCCCAACTTCTCCATCAAGGCGCACCAGATCGCCGAAGAGAAGGAAGCCGTTGCACAGTTCGGCAGCGCCGACAGTGGCGCTTCGCTCGGCGACATTCTTGGCGCCGCGCTGAAGAAGGATGAAAAGACCGACGAAGAGAAGAAGTAA
- a CDS encoding F0F1 ATP synthase subunit C, whose translation MDLEAAKMVGAGLAAIGAGMAALGVGNVFGSFLESALRNPGAADGQQGRLFIGFAAAELLGLLAFVVAMIILFV comes from the coding sequence ATGGATCTCGAAGCTGCCAAGATGGTTGGTGCCGGTCTCGCGGCAATCGGCGCCGGCATGGCCGCGCTGGGCGTCGGTAACGTTTTCGGCTCGTTCCTCGAAAGCGCGCTGCGCAATCCGGGTGCTGCGGACGGCCAGCAGGGCCGTCTGTTCATCGGCTTCGCCGCTGCCGAGCTTCTCGGCCTGCTGGCCTTCGTCGTGGCGATGATCATCCTCTTCGTCTGA
- the aroA gene encoding 3-phosphoshikimate 1-carboxyvinyltransferase, with translation MSHSNPPSPRRFTSAGPLTGRIAVPGDKSVSHRSLMLGALAVGETRVTGLLEGEDVLATATAMRAMGATITRDDDGTWSIHGVGVGSLLQPEQALDMGNSGTSTRLLMGLVASHPIRAVFTGDASLSKRPMERVIEPLSQMGANFEASPGGTLPLMLRGISPAVPLTYRLPVASAQVKSAILLAGLNTAGITTVIEPVPTRDHSERMLRGFGAKLEVGEENGERVIALHGEADLQPQAIAVPGDPSSAAFFAVAALLVPGSDLLIENVGLNPTRAALFDVLRDMGGRIDELDRREVGGEPVADLRVRHSPLTGVEVDPAVAPAMIDEFPILFVAAALAQGKTTTRDLEELRVKESDRLAAMAAALTLAGARVEEYGDGLVIEGTGGDPLPGTADATAIATHLDHRIAMSMAVAGLASRNGVEVDDVSPIATSFPTFERLLAEAGA, from the coding sequence TTGAGCCATTCCAACCCGCCCTCCCCGCGCCGCTTCACCAGCGCCGGCCCGCTGACCGGTCGCATCGCGGTTCCGGGCGACAAATCGGTCAGCCATCGATCGCTGATGCTGGGCGCGCTGGCGGTGGGCGAGACGCGCGTCACCGGCCTGCTGGAAGGCGAGGACGTGCTCGCCACCGCCACAGCAATGCGCGCAATGGGAGCGACCATCACGCGCGACGATGACGGCACCTGGAGCATCCATGGCGTCGGCGTCGGCTCGCTCCTGCAACCGGAGCAGGCGCTCGACATGGGCAATAGCGGGACGAGCACGCGGCTGCTGATGGGCCTCGTCGCCAGCCATCCGATCCGTGCCGTGTTCACCGGCGATGCCAGCCTCTCCAAACGCCCGATGGAACGGGTGATCGAACCGCTCAGCCAGATGGGCGCGAATTTCGAGGCATCTCCCGGCGGCACGCTGCCGCTGATGCTGCGCGGAATTTCGCCCGCCGTCCCGCTGACCTATCGCCTGCCCGTCGCCAGCGCGCAGGTTAAGAGCGCGATACTGCTGGCCGGCCTCAACACCGCGGGCATCACTACAGTGATCGAGCCGGTGCCCACGCGCGACCATTCCGAGCGCATGTTGCGCGGCTTCGGCGCGAAGCTGGAGGTGGGCGAGGAGAATGGCGAGCGCGTGATCGCGCTCCACGGCGAGGCGGATCTGCAACCGCAGGCGATCGCCGTTCCGGGAGACCCCTCCTCCGCCGCTTTCTTCGCCGTCGCCGCGCTGCTGGTGCCGGGCAGCGATCTCTTGATCGAGAATGTCGGCCTCAATCCCACCCGCGCCGCACTGTTCGACGTGCTGCGCGACATGGGCGGCCGGATCGATGAACTGGACCGGCGCGAAGTCGGCGGAGAGCCGGTCGCGGACTTGCGCGTGCGCCATTCGCCCTTGACGGGCGTGGAGGTCGACCCTGCCGTCGCACCTGCCATGATCGACGAATTCCCGATCCTGTTCGTTGCCGCCGCATTGGCGCAGGGCAAGACCACCACGCGCGATCTGGAAGAGCTGCGCGTGAAGGAAAGCGACCGTCTTGCCGCCATGGCTGCCGCGCTCACGCTGGCGGGCGCTCGGGTGGAGGAATATGGCGATGGTCTGGTAATAGAAGGCACGGGCGGCGACCCGCTTCCCGGCACGGCGGATGCCACCGCCATCGCCACCCATCTCGATCACCGCATCGCCATGAGCATGGCCGTCGCCGGCCTCGCCAGTCGGAACGGCGTGGAAGTGGACGATGTGTCGCCCATCGCGACAAGTTTTCCGACCTTCGAGAGGTTGCTGGCAGAAGCAGGCGCATGA
- the cmk gene encoding (d)CMP kinase has product MIITVDGPTASGKGTIAKALAARFGLPHLDTGLLYRAVGWQVMRNDGDPDNADDALAACDFPDELLTEPELRSEATGGLASQVSIHPAVREALFTRQRAFATQAGGAVLDGRDIGTVIAPDADVKLYVTASVEARAERRFAEMRDAGREVTLHDMIADLTARDERDTNRKDAPLTVAPDAMLIDTTSLGKDAAIAAAVDAVKAALS; this is encoded by the coding sequence ATGATCATCACCGTCGACGGGCCCACTGCTTCGGGCAAGGGCACCATTGCAAAGGCGCTCGCTGCACGTTTCGGCCTGCCGCATCTCGATACCGGGCTGCTCTACCGCGCGGTGGGCTGGCAGGTCATGCGCAATGATGGCGATCCCGACAATGCCGACGATGCGCTTGCCGCCTGCGACTTTCCCGACGAGCTGCTGACAGAGCCCGAATTGCGATCCGAAGCGACTGGCGGCCTCGCGAGCCAGGTCTCCATCCATCCCGCCGTGCGCGAAGCGCTATTCACCCGCCAGCGCGCCTTTGCCACGCAGGCCGGCGGCGCGGTGCTGGACGGGCGGGATATCGGCACGGTGATCGCACCCGATGCGGATGTGAAACTCTACGTCACCGCCAGTGTCGAAGCGCGGGCGGAGCGGCGCTTTGCCGAAATGCGCGATGCCGGGCGCGAAGTGACTCTGCACGATATGATCGCGGACTTGACCGCGCGCGATGAGCGGGACACGAACCGCAAGGACGCGCCGCTCACCGTGGCCCCTGACGCTATGCTGATCGACACCACATCTCTCGGCAAGGACGCAGCGATTGCGGCGGCCGTCGACGCGGTGAAAGCCGCGCTTAGCTAG
- a CDS encoding dodecin family protein → MSVAKVTEIISSSAVGIEDAVKSGVARASKTLNGITGVWVSDIKCTVNDNAITEWRCTLKVTFVLND, encoded by the coding sequence ATGTCCGTCGCCAAAGTCACCGAAATCATTTCCTCCTCCGCCGTCGGGATCGAGGATGCCGTCAAATCCGGCGTGGCGCGCGCTTCGAAAACCTTGAACGGCATCACCGGCGTCTGGGTCAGCGACATAAAATGCACGGTCAACGACAACGCCATCACCGAATGGCGATGCACGCTGAAAGTGACCTTTGTCCTGAACGACTGA
- a CDS encoding GFA family protein, giving the protein MPTAHCQCGQLRAEIDGEGSGVMCHCKACQRRTGSPFGLMIYYMAEQVTLSGEATEYTRNADSGDPLTHGFCPICGTPLYLRTTKHPGGIGVAIGAHEGHSSDSPARSVFEECIHPWITVPQETQQFPRGRKG; this is encoded by the coding sequence ATGCCCACCGCCCATTGCCAATGCGGACAGTTGCGCGCCGAGATCGACGGCGAAGGTTCCGGCGTGATGTGCCACTGCAAGGCCTGCCAGCGCCGCACCGGATCGCCCTTCGGCCTGATGATCTACTACATGGCGGAGCAGGTCACGCTATCGGGCGAAGCAACCGAATACACCCGCAATGCCGATAGCGGCGATCCGCTCACCCATGGCTTCTGCCCCATTTGCGGCACGCCGCTCTACCTTCGCACCACGAAGCATCCCGGCGGCATCGGCGTCGCCATTGGCGCGCATGAAGGGCATTCGAGTGACTCGCCCGCGCGCTCCGTATTCGAAGAATGCATCCACCCTTGGATCACCGTTCCGCAGGAAACACAGCAATTCCCTCGCGGCAGGAAAGGCTGA
- a CDS encoding DUF962 domain-containing protein: MSDIARTLADYGEYHRDHRNVLTHAAGVPMIVLALEVLMARPAFAMPLLGIEATPALIVSALAAFWYLQLDFKMGLLMTVLLAIFYAVGRQIAEVSTLAWLGGGVALFVVGWLFQFVGHHYEGRKPAFLDDLRSFLVGPLFMVAEGLFALGLAPGLRREVKAREAS; encoded by the coding sequence ATGAGCGACATCGCCAGGACGTTGGCCGATTATGGCGAGTATCACCGCGATCACCGCAATGTGCTCACACACGCGGCCGGTGTTCCGATGATCGTGCTTGCCCTCGAAGTGCTGATGGCACGACCGGCTTTCGCGATGCCACTGCTGGGTATCGAGGCAACACCTGCCTTGATCGTCAGCGCGTTGGCGGCGTTCTGGTATCTGCAGCTCGATTTCAAGATGGGCCTGTTGATGACGGTATTGCTTGCCATCTTTTATGCTGTCGGCCGCCAGATCGCGGAGGTGTCCACTCTGGCGTGGCTCGGCGGCGGAGTGGCGCTTTTCGTGGTCGGGTGGCTGTTTCAGTTCGTCGGCCACCACTATGAAGGCCGAAAGCCGGCTTTCCTCGACGATCTGCGCAGCTTTCTCGTCGGCCCGCTCTTCATGGTGGCGGAGGGCCTTTTCGCGCTGGGATTGGCGCCGGGTCTGCGCCGTGAGGTGAAAGCGCGGGAAGCTAGCTAA